The following proteins come from a genomic window of Athalia rosae chromosome 1, iyAthRosa1.1, whole genome shotgun sequence:
- the LOC105692957 gene encoding uncharacterized protein LOC105692957: MFVRGLTIFVLLALLSVPGSTLYCYRCNSNHPGCGTPLNWLWYWGETCPEADDKCVKVIERRGAETIITRECLSTLRGFRTDIPADKYEGCRPAAKDVRLGHYVQNSITELDIHRDYYDEVTWCFCYFDHRCNSAAGLTVSVSLLSLTYSALKWLL; the protein is encoded by the exons ATGTTTGTTCGAGGTCTCACGATTTTCGTACTGCTGGCGCTCCTCAGTGTACCAG GGAGCACATTGTATTGCTACAGATGCAACAGCAACCATCCAGGGTGTGGTACACCTCTGAACTGGCTCTGGTATTGGGGAGAGACATGTCCTGAAGCTGATGACAAATGTGTCAAAGTCATTGAACGAAGGGGAG CGGAGACCATAATCACCAGAGAATGTCTCAGTACTTTGCGTGGCTTCAGGACGGATATTCCAGCAGACAAGTATGAGGGTTGTCGTCCAGCTGCAAAGGATGTTAGATTGGGGCATTATGTTCAAAATTCGATAACGGAGCTCGACATTCATAGGGACTATTATGACGAAGTAACGTggtgtttttgttattttgatcATCGTTGTAACAGTGCTGCTGGTTTGACAGTTTCTGTCAGTCTTTTGTCATTGACTTACTCAGCTCTGAAATGGTTACTGTAA